The following proteins come from a genomic window of Gossypium raimondii isolate GPD5lz chromosome 5, ASM2569854v1, whole genome shotgun sequence:
- the LOC105770541 gene encoding uncharacterized protein LOC105770541: MKRKLDTRFPAARIKKIMQADEDIGKIAMAVPLLVSKALELFLQDLCDRTYEITMMKGAKTINSSHLKQCVQGFNVFDFLREIVGKVPDLGGLDAATEDCHVPKKRKVADDDESKKSRMDESCHVTSSSRGRGRGRGRGQGRGRQTAGRETAAHCGKFEDDPNISYFEEKHALSLERHVPDDAVESDESKKHNHAGKNIKTPVRNIDLNADLDENGDLITSIATASPRTDDIPENREEYPGWSLCEIEKMAIDPIKLADSNGGIDDEDYDEV, translated from the exons ATGAAGAGGAAACTTGATACTCGTTTCCCAGCC gCTCGAATAAAGAAGATTATGCAAGCTGATGAAGATATTGGAAAAATTGCCATGGCTGTTCCTCTGCTTGTTT CTAAAGCATTGGAGTTATTTCTTCAAGATTTATGTGATCGAACATATGAAATAACTATGATGAAGGGTGCCAAGACGATAAATTCTTCGCATCT AAAGCAGTGTGTACAGGGctttaatgtttttgattttCTTAGAGAAATTGTGGGTAAGGTTCCCGACCTAGGTGGTCTGGATGCTGCTACCGAGGATTGTCATGTTCCCAAAAAAAG GAAAGTAGCTGATGATGATGAGTCAAAGAAGAGCAGAATG gatGAGAGTTGCCATGTTACTAGCTCAAGCAGAGGACGGGGTAGGGGCAGAGGTAGAGGTCAAGGTAGAGGGAGACAAACAGCAGGGAGAGAGACTGCTGCACATTGTggaaagtttgaagatgatcccaaCATTTCTTATTTTGAAGAAAAGCATGCTTTAAGCTTGGAAAGGCACGTGCCTGATGATGCGGTAGAGTCTGATGAGTCAAAGAAACATAATCATGCAGGCAAGAACATCAAAACTCCAGTTCGGAACATTGACCTCAATGCAGACTTGGATGAGAATGGGGACTTGATCACATCCATTGCTACTGCTAGTCCAAGAACAGATGACATCCCTGAAAATAGAGAAGAATACCCTGGTTGGTCACTTTGTGAAATCGAGAAGATGGCTATTGATCCTATTAAACTTGCTGATTCGAATGGGGGAATAGATGACGAAGACTATGATGAAGTATAA